A single Eubalaena glacialis isolate mEubGla1 chromosome 18, mEubGla1.1.hap2.+ XY, whole genome shotgun sequence DNA region contains:
- the ADAT1 gene encoding tRNA-specific adenosine deaminase 1 isoform X1 gives MWTADEIARLCYEHYGSRLPKQGKPEPNREWTLLAAVVKIQPTADQACDRPDRPVQVTKEVVSMGTGTKCIGQSKMRKSGDILNDSHAEVIARRSFQRYLLHQLHLAASLKEDSIFVPGTQRELWKLRPDLLFVFFSSHTPCGDASIIPMLQFEDQPCCPVSRDWANNPSVEASDNLEAPEDKRKCEDSDSPVTKKMRLEPRTADGMAHHQSFGNQESGPNSPDVSSSNLTAEEPAAVTGMAPGGAKVVDVYRTGAKCVPGEAGDSGKPGAAYHRVGLLRVKPGRGDRTCSMSCSDKLARWNVLGCQGALLMHFLEEPIYLSAVVIGKCPYSQEAMQRALIGRCQNVSALPEGFGVQEVKIQQSDLLFEQSRCAVQAKKSENQGRLVPCGAAISWSAVPEQPLDVTANGFPQGTTKKGIGRLQARSRISKVELFRSFQKLLSSISEDKWPDSLRVQKPVTYHEYKEAASTYQQAWSALRKQAFGSWIRNPPDYQQFK, from the exons ATGTGGACCGCGGATGAGATTGCGCGGCTGTGTTATGAGCACTATGGGAGCAGGCTGCCCAAGCAAGGGAAGCCTGAGCCCAACCGCGAGTGGACGTTGCTCGCAGCCGTGGTGAAGATACAACCTACAGCTGACCAGGCCTGCGACCGCCCTGACAGACCGGTGCAAG tgacAAAGGAAGTTGTCTCAATGGGAACAGGAACCAAATGCATAGGCCAGTCCAAAATGAGGAAGAGCG GAGACATCCTCAATGATAGCCATGCTGAGGTCATAGCCAGGAGGAGTTTCCAAAG GTACCTTCTCCATCAGCTCCACTTGGCAGCCAGCCTGAAAGAGGATAGCATCTTTGTCCCAGGAACTCAGAGAGAACTGTGGAAACTCAGACCAGAcctcttgtttgtgtttttctccagCCATACACCCT GTGGGGATGCCTCCATCATTCCAATGCTTCAGTTTGAAGATCAGCCTTGCTGTCCTGTCAGTAGAGATTGGGCCAATAACCCATCAGTAGAAGCTAGTGATAACCTAGAAGCTCCTGAAGATAAAAGGAAATGTGAAGACTCAGATAGTCCTGTGACCAAAAAGATGAGGCTTGAGCCCAGGACTGCTGATGGTATGGCTCACCATCAGAGTTTTGGCAACCAGGAAAGTGGCCCTAATTCACCAGATGTCAGCAGCTCTAATCTCACTGCAGAGGAACCAGCCGCTGTCACTGGAATGGCCCCCGGTGGCGCCAAAGTGGTGGACGTTTATAGAACTGGAGCCAAGTGTGTGCCTGGAGAAGCTGGAGACTCAGGGAAGCCTGGTGCTGCCTATCACCGGGTGGGGCTGCTCCGAGTGAAGCCAGGCCGGGGGGACAGGACTTGCTCCATGTCCTGCAGTGACAAGCTGGCACGGTGGAACGTCCTCGGTTGCCAGGGGGCACTGCTGATGCACTTCCTGGAAGAGCCCATCTATCTGTCAGCTGTGGTCATTGGGAAGTGCCCGTACAGCCAGGAGGCCATGCAGAGAGCACTGATTGGGAG GTGTCAGAATGTCTCAGCTTTACCCGAAGGCTTTGGAGTTCAAGAAGTGAAAATACAGCAGTCAGATTTACTATTTGAACAGAGCCGCTGTGCAGTACAGGCAAAAAAGTCTGAGAACCAAGGCCGACTTGTTCCTTGTGGGGCAG CCATCAGCTGGAGTGCAGTTCCTGAGCAGCCACTGGATGTCACCGCCAATGGCTTTCCGCAGGGAACAACAAAGAAAGGAATCGGACGCCTTCAAGCCAG ATCCCGAATCAGCAAAGTAGAGCTCTTTAGATCATTCCAGAAGCTGCTAAGCAGTATTTCAGAGGACAAGTGGCCAGACTCCCTCAG GGTGCAGAAGCCAGTGACGTACCACGAGTACAAGGAGGCCGCATCCACTTACCAGCAGGCCTGGAGCGCACTCCGGAAGCAGGCGTTTGGATCCTGGATCAGAAACCCACCGGATTATCAACAATTTAAATGA
- the ADAT1 gene encoding tRNA-specific adenosine deaminase 1 isoform X4 translates to MHRPVQNEEERYLLHQLHLAASLKEDSIFVPGTQRELWKLRPDLLFVFFSSHTPCGDASIIPMLQFEDQPCCPVSRDWANNPSVEASDNLEAPEDKRKCEDSDSPVTKKMRLEPRTADGMAHHQSFGNQESGPNSPDVSSSNLTAEEPAAVTGMAPGGAKVVDVYRTGAKCVPGEAGDSGKPGAAYHRVGLLRVKPGRGDRTCSMSCSDKLARWNVLGCQGALLMHFLEEPIYLSAVVIGKCPYSQEAMQRALIGRCQNVSALPEGFGVQEVKIQQSDLLFEQSRCAVQAKKSENQGRLVPCGAAISWSAVPEQPLDVTANGFPQGTTKKGIGRLQARSRISKVELFRSFQKLLSSISEDKWPDSLRVQKPVTYHEYKEAASTYQQAWSALRKQAFGSWIRNPPDYQQFK, encoded by the exons ATGCATAGGCCAGTCCAAAATGAGGAAGAGCG GTACCTTCTCCATCAGCTCCACTTGGCAGCCAGCCTGAAAGAGGATAGCATCTTTGTCCCAGGAACTCAGAGAGAACTGTGGAAACTCAGACCAGAcctcttgtttgtgtttttctccagCCATACACCCT GTGGGGATGCCTCCATCATTCCAATGCTTCAGTTTGAAGATCAGCCTTGCTGTCCTGTCAGTAGAGATTGGGCCAATAACCCATCAGTAGAAGCTAGTGATAACCTAGAAGCTCCTGAAGATAAAAGGAAATGTGAAGACTCAGATAGTCCTGTGACCAAAAAGATGAGGCTTGAGCCCAGGACTGCTGATGGTATGGCTCACCATCAGAGTTTTGGCAACCAGGAAAGTGGCCCTAATTCACCAGATGTCAGCAGCTCTAATCTCACTGCAGAGGAACCAGCCGCTGTCACTGGAATGGCCCCCGGTGGCGCCAAAGTGGTGGACGTTTATAGAACTGGAGCCAAGTGTGTGCCTGGAGAAGCTGGAGACTCAGGGAAGCCTGGTGCTGCCTATCACCGGGTGGGGCTGCTCCGAGTGAAGCCAGGCCGGGGGGACAGGACTTGCTCCATGTCCTGCAGTGACAAGCTGGCACGGTGGAACGTCCTCGGTTGCCAGGGGGCACTGCTGATGCACTTCCTGGAAGAGCCCATCTATCTGTCAGCTGTGGTCATTGGGAAGTGCCCGTACAGCCAGGAGGCCATGCAGAGAGCACTGATTGGGAG GTGTCAGAATGTCTCAGCTTTACCCGAAGGCTTTGGAGTTCAAGAAGTGAAAATACAGCAGTCAGATTTACTATTTGAACAGAGCCGCTGTGCAGTACAGGCAAAAAAGTCTGAGAACCAAGGCCGACTTGTTCCTTGTGGGGCAG CCATCAGCTGGAGTGCAGTTCCTGAGCAGCCACTGGATGTCACCGCCAATGGCTTTCCGCAGGGAACAACAAAGAAAGGAATCGGACGCCTTCAAGCCAG ATCCCGAATCAGCAAAGTAGAGCTCTTTAGATCATTCCAGAAGCTGCTAAGCAGTATTTCAGAGGACAAGTGGCCAGACTCCCTCAG GGTGCAGAAGCCAGTGACGTACCACGAGTACAAGGAGGCCGCATCCACTTACCAGCAGGCCTGGAGCGCACTCCGGAAGCAGGCGTTTGGATCCTGGATCAGAAACCCACCGGATTATCAACAATTTAAATGA
- the ADAT1 gene encoding tRNA-specific adenosine deaminase 1 isoform X2, which translates to MWTADEIARLCYEHYGSRLPKQGKPEPNREWTLLAAVVKIQPTADQACDRPDRPVQVTKEVVSMGTGTKCIGQSKMRKSGDILNDSHAEVIARRSFQRYLLHQLHLAASLKEDSIFVPGTQRELWKLRPDLLFVFFSSHTPCGDASIIPMLQFEDQPCCPVSRDWANNPSVEASDNLEAPEDKRKCEDSDSPVTKKMRLEPRTADGMAHHQSFGNQESGPNSPDVSSSNLTAEEPAAVTGMAPGGAKVVDVYRTGAKCVPGEAGDSGKPGAAYHRVGLLRVKPGRGDRTCSMSCSDKLARWNVLGCQGALLMHFLEEPIYLSAVVIGKCPYSQEAMQRALIGRCQNVSALPEGFGVQEVKIQQSDLLFEQSRCAVQAKKSENQGRLVPCGAAISWSAVPEQPLDVTANGFPQGTTKKGIGRLQARVQKPVTYHEYKEAASTYQQAWSALRKQAFGSWIRNPPDYQQFK; encoded by the exons ATGTGGACCGCGGATGAGATTGCGCGGCTGTGTTATGAGCACTATGGGAGCAGGCTGCCCAAGCAAGGGAAGCCTGAGCCCAACCGCGAGTGGACGTTGCTCGCAGCCGTGGTGAAGATACAACCTACAGCTGACCAGGCCTGCGACCGCCCTGACAGACCGGTGCAAG tgacAAAGGAAGTTGTCTCAATGGGAACAGGAACCAAATGCATAGGCCAGTCCAAAATGAGGAAGAGCG GAGACATCCTCAATGATAGCCATGCTGAGGTCATAGCCAGGAGGAGTTTCCAAAG GTACCTTCTCCATCAGCTCCACTTGGCAGCCAGCCTGAAAGAGGATAGCATCTTTGTCCCAGGAACTCAGAGAGAACTGTGGAAACTCAGACCAGAcctcttgtttgtgtttttctccagCCATACACCCT GTGGGGATGCCTCCATCATTCCAATGCTTCAGTTTGAAGATCAGCCTTGCTGTCCTGTCAGTAGAGATTGGGCCAATAACCCATCAGTAGAAGCTAGTGATAACCTAGAAGCTCCTGAAGATAAAAGGAAATGTGAAGACTCAGATAGTCCTGTGACCAAAAAGATGAGGCTTGAGCCCAGGACTGCTGATGGTATGGCTCACCATCAGAGTTTTGGCAACCAGGAAAGTGGCCCTAATTCACCAGATGTCAGCAGCTCTAATCTCACTGCAGAGGAACCAGCCGCTGTCACTGGAATGGCCCCCGGTGGCGCCAAAGTGGTGGACGTTTATAGAACTGGAGCCAAGTGTGTGCCTGGAGAAGCTGGAGACTCAGGGAAGCCTGGTGCTGCCTATCACCGGGTGGGGCTGCTCCGAGTGAAGCCAGGCCGGGGGGACAGGACTTGCTCCATGTCCTGCAGTGACAAGCTGGCACGGTGGAACGTCCTCGGTTGCCAGGGGGCACTGCTGATGCACTTCCTGGAAGAGCCCATCTATCTGTCAGCTGTGGTCATTGGGAAGTGCCCGTACAGCCAGGAGGCCATGCAGAGAGCACTGATTGGGAG GTGTCAGAATGTCTCAGCTTTACCCGAAGGCTTTGGAGTTCAAGAAGTGAAAATACAGCAGTCAGATTTACTATTTGAACAGAGCCGCTGTGCAGTACAGGCAAAAAAGTCTGAGAACCAAGGCCGACTTGTTCCTTGTGGGGCAG CCATCAGCTGGAGTGCAGTTCCTGAGCAGCCACTGGATGTCACCGCCAATGGCTTTCCGCAGGGAACAACAAAGAAAGGAATCGGACGCCTTCAAGCCAG GGTGCAGAAGCCAGTGACGTACCACGAGTACAAGGAGGCCGCATCCACTTACCAGCAGGCCTGGAGCGCACTCCGGAAGCAGGCGTTTGGATCCTGGATCAGAAACCCACCGGATTATCAACAATTTAAATGA
- the ADAT1 gene encoding tRNA-specific adenosine deaminase 1 isoform X3, which yields MWTADEIARLCYEHYGSRLPKQGKPEPNREWTLLAAVVKIQPTADQACDRPDRPVQVTKEVVSMGTGTKCIGQSKMRKSGDILNDSHAEVIARRSFQRYLLHQLHLAASLKEDSIFVPGTQRELWKLRPDLLFVFFSSHTPCGDASIIPMLQFEDQPCCPVSRDWANNPSVEASDNLEAPEDKRKCEDSDSPVTKKMRLEPRTADGMAHHQSFGNQESGPNSPDVSSSNLTAEEPAAVTGMAPGGAKVVDVYRTGAKCVPGEAGDSGKPGAAYHRVGLLRVKPGRGDRTCSMSCSDKLARWNVLGCQGALLMHFLEEPIYLSAVVIGKCPYSQEAMQRALIGRCQNVSALPEGFGVQEVKIQQSDLLFEQSRCAVQAKKSENQGRLVPCGAAISWSAVPEQPLDVTANGFPQGTTKKGIGRLQAR from the exons ATGTGGACCGCGGATGAGATTGCGCGGCTGTGTTATGAGCACTATGGGAGCAGGCTGCCCAAGCAAGGGAAGCCTGAGCCCAACCGCGAGTGGACGTTGCTCGCAGCCGTGGTGAAGATACAACCTACAGCTGACCAGGCCTGCGACCGCCCTGACAGACCGGTGCAAG tgacAAAGGAAGTTGTCTCAATGGGAACAGGAACCAAATGCATAGGCCAGTCCAAAATGAGGAAGAGCG GAGACATCCTCAATGATAGCCATGCTGAGGTCATAGCCAGGAGGAGTTTCCAAAG GTACCTTCTCCATCAGCTCCACTTGGCAGCCAGCCTGAAAGAGGATAGCATCTTTGTCCCAGGAACTCAGAGAGAACTGTGGAAACTCAGACCAGAcctcttgtttgtgtttttctccagCCATACACCCT GTGGGGATGCCTCCATCATTCCAATGCTTCAGTTTGAAGATCAGCCTTGCTGTCCTGTCAGTAGAGATTGGGCCAATAACCCATCAGTAGAAGCTAGTGATAACCTAGAAGCTCCTGAAGATAAAAGGAAATGTGAAGACTCAGATAGTCCTGTGACCAAAAAGATGAGGCTTGAGCCCAGGACTGCTGATGGTATGGCTCACCATCAGAGTTTTGGCAACCAGGAAAGTGGCCCTAATTCACCAGATGTCAGCAGCTCTAATCTCACTGCAGAGGAACCAGCCGCTGTCACTGGAATGGCCCCCGGTGGCGCCAAAGTGGTGGACGTTTATAGAACTGGAGCCAAGTGTGTGCCTGGAGAAGCTGGAGACTCAGGGAAGCCTGGTGCTGCCTATCACCGGGTGGGGCTGCTCCGAGTGAAGCCAGGCCGGGGGGACAGGACTTGCTCCATGTCCTGCAGTGACAAGCTGGCACGGTGGAACGTCCTCGGTTGCCAGGGGGCACTGCTGATGCACTTCCTGGAAGAGCCCATCTATCTGTCAGCTGTGGTCATTGGGAAGTGCCCGTACAGCCAGGAGGCCATGCAGAGAGCACTGATTGGGAG GTGTCAGAATGTCTCAGCTTTACCCGAAGGCTTTGGAGTTCAAGAAGTGAAAATACAGCAGTCAGATTTACTATTTGAACAGAGCCGCTGTGCAGTACAGGCAAAAAAGTCTGAGAACCAAGGCCGACTTGTTCCTTGTGGGGCAG CCATCAGCTGGAGTGCAGTTCCTGAGCAGCCACTGGATGTCACCGCCAATGGCTTTCCGCAGGGAACAACAAAGAAAGGAATCGGACGCCTTCAAGCCAG